Genomic segment of Candidatus Poribacteria bacterium:
TAATGCCTTTCGGATTACCTGCCCCTAACCGTGCTAATGCGCTCATGAATGCATAAGCTACAGTCGAAAATTCGCTCTCTGTTATACTCAAGCAGTGGTTATAGACGGGATAGAGAAGCCCCGGTTGATTGTATTCCCGTTTGAAGGGAGTCGGTGTCGGATCGGCCTCGGGGGCTTTTCGTATCATCGACGGGTGCATCGCACGTTGCTTCTCTTCAGGTCCCATCGCTTGAATAGCGACACCGCCGCTATGGGTGAGCCGGCCAATAAGGGTCGTTGCATATCAATGCGCGGCTGTTACCACTACCTACAAACTCTCGGCAATTAATCAAAAGATAGCGTCCTGCAACCAAATTTAACTCTCCAAGGGTCAACATTCTCAGATGATTTTCAATAGAAAAAGACTCATCTGTCTGGTCATGTGGTGCGAGCTGTACAACAATCGCTCCACTTGTGAGTTTAAGAGGACAAGCAAAGGCAACCGTCATGCAATCACCACAAATATTCGGGCTAGTCTCACCTCCACCCGATTGGGGGCGTTGGGATGGATCTTTAAGAACAAAACGATTGGCTTTATACTTTCGATCTTCCTTGGAAAAAAGTTTACCACAACTGTAGCAGAAATTGGCACCCTTCATATCACCAGCCCTGCGCTCTATGAATCCTAGAATTTGATTGATGGATACCAACGGGCAAGTTGGTGGAGCAAGAGGTTCGTTAAGAATATCAATTATAGTCCCTTCAATATTCCCGTTTTTTGACTTAGGTTTGACACTTGGGCCAAATTGCCATCTTGCTGCTCCATGAAACTGGCGAGAAAGTCTTTGGATACGCGCAAAATCCTTTTCACCAATTTCCTCTTGCAATTCAGATAAGTTCCGCTTAAGTTCTATTTGATTGGTTTGTTTAACACCTTCAAATATTTCCTTTGCTATAGATAATTTGGTTTGCCATTCATCAAGTTTTTTTTCATTCAAATTCCGCTTCTGTGAGGAGAGTGTAGGTTGACTCAACCCGTCTTTGTATTCCTCTACTTTCAAATGAGCCCTTTGAACAGCTTTACTGTTATCATTGTAAGTTTTATCAAACAAAACTTGATTTTCAAGAGTTGCAAAATAAAAAGCTGCTAAGCAATAGGCCATATCTCTTGTAGCAGGTGGGAAGCGGACGTACCCTACACCAGCACCAGAACGATCAGTTTGTGCAATTTTAATGTGATTAATAAAGAGTGTAAAAGACTTATAGAGTTCATTACTTGAATAAGCGAATTTGATAAATATATTCCATTCAGACTCAAGGTCAAATTCAGGGCTTAGGTCAGTTCGTGGAATAAAGATTTGAATCGCCAAATCATTCTCAGAGAGGCAAATCGCACATTTTTCCCGCTGTAAAAATTTCCAAAACCGTTGAACCAAACTATCATACGCTATCTTAATCTGCATTTCTTGCGGAAGGACAGTACGGTAATAACTATAAATTTCACCAATAGGTTTTCCCATGAACTGGATACGCCCGTTTTCACTTATAGAGAGTTTTTGAACCGGATCTGGAGGTAACTTCGCTTCCGATACCAGACGCTGTATATGATGTTCCGCAGTTCGGATTACTCGCAAAGCATCCATATCGTTCCACCACTGTTTAAGTCGATCATACTTCCGCTCACGGTGCATGCGATGAACGAATGTTTCAAAGACCCTTGCAGAGTCACTCAGGTTTGTCGCGGCAAAGTGAGATGCTAAGATTTTAATCCCATGCTGTGCAAGGTCAATCATTTGTTTTCCTCCTTTTGACTTCCACTTGCCTTAATTATAACATATAAAATTTGCGTTTTACACCAATTTCAAAAAATTCGACATAAAAATCAAGAAAATAGGTCCTTTTTTGAAAAAAAATCAGAAATTGCGAAAATTTATTGACTTTTTACGCGAAATCGGGTATACTTTATTAAATAATTTCACTTGCAGAAGTAAAGTAGCAGCCGAAAACTATTACGTATGCTGAGCTGCCTATTGACCGGTCAGTAGGATAGGTTGCCCATCTTTCACTAAGGTGGTTTTCTGCCGGATGACCCATAGTTTAAAACACAAGTAGAGAACCAGAAGTAAAATCGCAGCCGAAAACTGTTGCGTATGCCGAGCTGCCTGCTGTTGGGTCAGTAGGATAGGTTGCCCATCTTTCACTAAGGTGGTTTTCTGTAGTTTGTCCTATAGGGCGGGACCGCTGTGTTCTGCCCTATATTACATGGACACCGTGGGGCGGGGCCCCGGGAGTTCAGGGAAAATAGGATTCCTCCACCCAACCAGAATTTCACGTTTTATCGCGAGTGAGAAAAGTTCTTTAAGTTCACTGTCCTCGTATTCTAACAAATCCCTTGTAGCACCAGCCACTGCATCTGCTAACCGGATGAGCGGTTCGTTCTCATCCTTTCCACCTCGCACCTTTTCAACTTGACATCCAAGTCCCCGTAATCTACGTTGGTACTCCTTATATTGAGTCCTGACCAGACCATCAATATAAACCGACACAAGAGAATTAGAAGCCTGCAAATTGGTAACCGCTAAGTCAATACCCCGAACAGTAGCCGCAACATAATTTTTCGGTCTCCGAAATCTGTCTCTGTATACGTTGGCACGGGTCTACACCTCGTTTCGGACATCTATCTTACCTGTCACGGCTTCGAAGATGAGGGATTGACGGTATTCTTTGAGGAGCTCAATCTTTCGCTGTTCTGTTGCTATCAGGTCGTCAATCCGCTGGGTTTTGTGGTCAAGGAGGTCAGCGATTTGTGCTTGTTCAGAAAGTGGTGGCACAACGCAAGTGAGATTAGAAATATCATCTACTGCAACAGCGTCGTAAGTACTTCCAGTTGCAACAACATGTAACTCGGTACGAACTACCTCAAGCAAATATTTAGCATAGTGGCGTTCAAGTTGATTGATTCGCGAGCGTATTGCACACAGTCCACGACCGATCCCATATCCCTGATCTACGATGTTGATTGCTCCTACAGGGGCACGAACTGACAGTAAAATATCACCGGGTCTCGCGTATTTCTTTGCTGTTGGACAATAAATTTTAGGGGTCGGATGATGCAACCCAAACTCGGCGTTGCCTTGAAGAAAAGGTGTTCCTATCTGATCACTGTTGTATTCTTCCGAAGGTGGTGATTGCCCCATATTTAAGTCTGCAACATATTTTAACCGCTTCACTTCCCAATACTTTGGTATCTCTCCAACCCACTCCACGCCGCTTTCTTTATATTCAGACAGATATACCCATGGCGTGATCCCCATATCAAATTCACTTCTTCGTTCTGGGATAAACCCCTCGAAAAAATAACCTTTACTATCGCACCTCATAGAACACGACCCACAATCCGCGTAATCCGTATAATCCGCGTAAATCCGCGATTCTGACAATTACACCTCATCGCGGATAACCCATCATCCGCGATGCTGACAATGGCACATCAATACATTTTCAAGGACGAGCCGCAGTATTGCGTTGTGATAGAATCAGTCTCTTATATTTTAAACTTTTCTCACCGAAATTGATTAATAAGGCAACTTCCAATCGGTACGCCCGCAAATAATTTATAGTAGATTCCGTAATTACTTTTACACAAGACTCGGTGCGGTTGCAAACCGCACCTACCGACGGGTGTGCAGATATTTTCGGGTTTTACTATAAAATTATTTTGGACTTATGCAATTCCCCGGTAGGTGCGGTGTTTTTGATAGGGTATTTCCCTCCTAACCGCATCCTACTATGTGGTAGTTGGTGGAATTCCGTAATTTTGCGTAAGTCCTGATTATTCCTGAATGCGTTAAGATTATAACAGATTCAAAGAAAAAATCAAAACATCCATCCCTTTTTTTATTCCTTTCCTTTCTTAAAAATGTTAGTATATTGACATACCTGACAAAGGAGGTTCCTATGTCTACAAGCATAAAACTGATTGATAAAGAATTTCTCAAACACAGTAAAGTAACGCAGCTCCTTAAACTTGATCCGGGTTCTGGACAAAGGTTGTTGAACGAGATCAAGACCATGGAAGGTTTACTGGACAATCCTAAGAAAGGTATTTTCGCGCAGCAGCGACTCACACGGATCGTCTATGAATATATGAACCGTTTCTTTGAAAACTGCCGCCAAGATCCAGAAGCCTTTGTCGATTTTATGTTGAGTATCGAACTGGAACAATCAGAATAAGAAACAGCATGGCACACGGCATCTTTATTACAGGCACAGGGACAGAAATCGGGAAGACGGTCATCGCAGGAGGGTTGGCAGCTGCGCTCAAACACGCCGGGACAAACGTCGGGGTGATGAAACCGATCGCCTCAGGCGATACCGCTGACGCGCAATTCCTTAAGCATGCGGCACACGTCGACGATGAACTCGCCGCGATTAACCCGATTTACCTCCGACACCCGTTGGCACCGTCCGTGGCGGCGAGAATCGAAAACAGAGAGATTGATCTTTCATGTATTAAAACCGCCTTCGCAGCACTTCAACAGAAATACGACTTCGTGATAGTGGAAGGTGTCGGCGGCATCGCCGTCCCACTCCGAGACGACTGCCTCGTGGCGCATCTCATCCACCAGTTGCGATTGCCGATCCTCATTGTCGCAGCGGCAGGTCTGGGAACATTGAACCATACACTCCTGACTGTGGCGTTCGCGCAGCGGTTCGGACTCCA
This window contains:
- the bioD gene encoding dethiobiotin synthase → MAHGIFITGTGTEIGKTVIAGGLAAALKHAGTNVGVMKPIASGDTADAQFLKHAAHVDDELAAINPIYLRHPLAPSVAARIENREIDLSCIKTAFAALQQKYDFVIVEGVGGIAVPLRDDCLVAHLIHQLRLPILIVAAAGLGTLNHTLLTVAFAQRFGLQIAGIVLNRHIREAAGLAEATNPVEIEKLTDIPVIGVVPYEKRLDTAQPDPAFLADFMNQHIAWRKLGIL